The following are encoded together in the Eleftheria terrae genome:
- a CDS encoding efflux transporter outer membrane subunit — protein sequence MKVLIPHLGHRAGTVLLAALVLAGCASYSGIEPQARALAPAAAGVPAGDAQPAAAAVPVQWWRGFGDPALDALVDRALHDHPNLQVAQARLQRATAAAGLADAAGGLQVNGSFDATRQRYTENGMVPKPMAGSMATTATLQLGASWELDFFGRHAAALHAALGAERAAAADVEAARVLLSANVARGYFQLGRLIEQREVAARSLAQRQELLGLISQRVRAGLDTNVELRQGEGAVPETRAQLEALDEQITLARNALAALTAQPPAALAGLHPRLQAASLMPLPQELPADLLGRRADVEAARWRVEAATRDVASAKAQFYPNINLAAFVGLSSIGLDRLLESGSQQYGVGPAIRLPIFDSGRLRAGLRGKTADLDAAVGSYNAAVLDAVHDVADQLASARSVLRQQREQQAAAAAAESAYDLALQRYRAGLGSYLTVLSAETHVLAQRRQSTDLKARALDTQVGLMRALGGGYAAESASAAPLAAAQR from the coding sequence ATGAAGGTCTTGATTCCCCACCTTGGACATCGCGCTGGCACTGTCTTGCTGGCTGCCCTGGTGCTGGCCGGCTGCGCAAGCTACTCGGGCATCGAGCCGCAGGCCCGGGCGCTGGCCCCTGCTGCGGCCGGAGTTCCGGCCGGCGACGCGCAACCCGCCGCGGCCGCCGTGCCGGTGCAGTGGTGGCGCGGCTTCGGCGATCCGGCGCTGGATGCGCTGGTGGACCGCGCGCTGCACGACCACCCCAACCTGCAGGTGGCGCAGGCCCGGCTGCAGCGCGCCACCGCCGCGGCCGGCCTGGCCGACGCCGCCGGTGGGCTGCAGGTGAACGGCAGCTTCGACGCCACCCGCCAGCGATACACCGAGAACGGCATGGTGCCGAAGCCGATGGCCGGCTCGATGGCCACCACGGCCACCTTGCAGCTGGGCGCCAGCTGGGAGCTGGACTTCTTCGGCCGTCATGCGGCGGCGTTGCATGCGGCCCTGGGCGCGGAGCGCGCAGCGGCCGCTGATGTGGAGGCGGCCCGCGTGCTGCTGTCGGCCAATGTGGCCCGCGGTTACTTCCAGCTCGGCCGCTTGATCGAGCAACGCGAGGTGGCGGCCCGCTCGCTGGCCCAGCGCCAGGAACTGCTGGGCCTGATCAGCCAGCGCGTGCGAGCCGGCCTGGACACCAACGTGGAGCTGCGCCAGGGCGAAGGGGCGGTGCCCGAGACGCGGGCTCAGCTCGAAGCGCTGGACGAACAGATCACGCTGGCGCGCAATGCCCTGGCCGCGCTCACCGCCCAGCCGCCGGCCGCGCTGGCCGGGCTGCACCCCCGGCTGCAGGCGGCCAGCCTGATGCCGCTGCCGCAGGAGCTGCCGGCCGACCTGCTGGGCCGGCGCGCCGATGTCGAGGCGGCCCGCTGGCGCGTCGAGGCGGCCACGCGCGACGTTGCGTCGGCCAAGGCGCAGTTTTATCCGAACATCAACCTGGCGGCCTTCGTGGGGCTGTCGTCCATCGGGCTGGACCGGCTGCTGGAAAGCGGCAGCCAGCAGTATGGGGTCGGTCCGGCCATCCGCCTGCCGATCTTCGACAGCGGCCGCCTGAGGGCCGGCCTGCGCGGCAAGACGGCTGACCTGGATGCCGCGGTCGGCAGCTACAACGCCGCCGTGCTGGACGCCGTGCACGATGTTGCCGACCAGCTGGCCTCGGCCCGCTCGGTGCTGCGCCAGCAGCGCGAGCAGCAGGCGGCGGCGGCCGCCGCCGAGAGCGCCTACGACCTGGCCCTGCAGCGCTACCGGGCCGGCCTGGGCAGCTACCTCACCGTGCTGAGCGCCGAGACCCATGTGCTGGCGCAGCGCCGCCAGTCCACCGACCTGAAAGCCCGCGCCCTCGACACCCAGGTGGGCCTGATGCGGGCGCTCGGTGGCGGCTACGCAGCCGAGTCCGCCTCCGCCGCACCGCTGGCCGCTGCGCAGCGTTGA
- a CDS encoding MarR family winged helix-turn-helix transcriptional regulator, producing MSQAPVPAEFYQAEGYTADESVGYLMRRVIGLIGQAVDRKLSPHGLTHAQWSPLYKIRACEATTVAELARQTQTDTGAMTRLLDRLEAKDLCRRVRSTEDRRVVQIELTPEGQRLADQVPGVLSDILNHYLAGFSEAEWQTLKSYLRRMIANGEALRDAEE from the coding sequence ATGTCGCAAGCTCCTGTTCCTGCCGAGTTCTACCAAGCCGAGGGTTACACGGCGGACGAAAGCGTCGGCTACCTGATGCGCCGGGTCATCGGCCTGATCGGCCAGGCGGTCGACCGCAAGCTGTCGCCACACGGGCTGACGCATGCACAGTGGTCGCCGCTGTACAAGATCCGCGCCTGCGAGGCCACCACGGTGGCCGAGCTGGCCCGCCAGACCCAGACCGACACCGGCGCCATGACGCGCCTGCTCGACCGTCTGGAGGCCAAGGACCTGTGCCGGCGCGTGCGCTCCACCGAGGACCGCCGGGTCGTGCAGATCGAGTTGACCCCGGAGGGGCAGCGCCTGGCCGACCAGGTGCCGGGGGTGCTCTCGGACATCCTGAACCACTACCTGGCCGGGTTCTCCGAGGCGGAGTGGCAGACGCTGAAAAGCTACCTGCGCCGCATGATCGCCAACGGCGAAGCGCTGCGCGACGCCGAAGAATGA
- a CDS encoding ABC transporter transmembrane domain-containing protein yields the protein MADAPPSSGPARPRARTVRPLAGLAPFLQPYRGRIVLAGLFLVCAALSTLAFPVALRGLIDQGLVAADPGQRLLALRGHFLMLFGVGVALGCFSAARFYMVTWLGERITSDLRNAVYRHVVTMSPEFFETTRTGEVLSRLTTDTTLVQTVVGSSLSMGLRNTVMGLGALAMLVVTNPYVMTQVLGILVLVVLPSLWFGRRVRTLSRASQDRVADSSALAAEVLNAVPVVQSYTQEAHEARRFDASTERAFATAVRRTRARAVLVAFIIIATFAALLWGLYQGTQAVLEGRISAGHLGETVVYVILLVSSVAVLAEVYGDLLRAAGATERLVELLQAPSVIASPAQPRALPAVRGGSSVRLHDVSFCYPSRPQQPALQQLTLDIRPGETVALVGPSGAGKSTVFQLLLRFYDCQHGRIEIDGVPLREASLHELRSRIGIVPQDSVIFSADAMENIRYGRPDASDEEVHAAARAAFADGFIRALPEGYATFLGERGVRLSGGQRQRIAIARAMLKNPPLLLLDEATSALDAESERMVQAALEAAMRDRTTLVIAHRLATVQRADRIVVLEHGRIVEVGRHAELVARGGLYAQLAALQFDAPEADAPEAQALAV from the coding sequence ATGGCAGACGCACCTCCCTCCTCCGGGCCGGCACGGCCCCGCGCGCGCACCGTCCGGCCGCTGGCCGGGCTGGCGCCCTTTCTCCAGCCCTACCGCGGCCGCATCGTGCTGGCCGGGCTGTTCCTGGTCTGCGCGGCACTCAGCACACTGGCCTTTCCGGTGGCATTGCGCGGCCTGATCGACCAGGGCCTGGTGGCGGCCGATCCCGGGCAGCGCCTGCTTGCCCTGCGTGGCCACTTCCTGATGCTGTTCGGCGTGGGCGTGGCGCTGGGCTGCTTCTCCGCCGCCCGCTTCTACATGGTGACGTGGCTGGGCGAGCGCATCACGTCCGACCTGCGCAACGCCGTCTACCGCCATGTGGTGACGATGAGTCCCGAATTCTTCGAGACCACCCGCACCGGCGAAGTGCTGTCGCGCCTGACCACCGACACCACGCTGGTGCAGACGGTGGTCGGCTCCAGCCTCTCGATGGGCTTGCGCAACACGGTGATGGGCCTGGGCGCGCTCGCCATGCTGGTGGTGACCAACCCCTACGTCATGACGCAGGTGCTGGGCATCCTGGTGCTGGTGGTGCTGCCTTCGCTGTGGTTCGGGCGGCGGGTGCGCACGCTCTCGCGCGCCAGCCAGGACCGGGTGGCCGACTCCAGCGCGCTGGCGGCCGAGGTGCTGAACGCGGTGCCGGTGGTGCAGAGCTACACCCAGGAAGCCCATGAGGCGCGCCGCTTCGACGCCTCCACCGAGCGCGCCTTCGCGACCGCGGTGCGGCGCACCCGGGCCCGCGCGGTGCTGGTGGCCTTCATCATCATTGCCACCTTCGCCGCGCTGCTGTGGGGCCTGTACCAGGGCACCCAGGCGGTGCTGGAGGGCCGCATCAGCGCCGGGCACCTGGGCGAAACGGTGGTCTACGTGATCCTGCTGGTCAGTTCCGTGGCGGTGCTGGCCGAGGTGTACGGCGACCTGCTGCGCGCCGCCGGCGCCACCGAGCGCCTGGTGGAGCTGCTGCAGGCGCCCAGCGTCATCGCCTCGCCGGCACAGCCGCGCGCGTTGCCGGCCGTGCGCGGCGGCTCCTCGGTGCGGCTGCACGATGTGAGCTTCTGCTACCCGTCGCGCCCGCAGCAGCCGGCGCTGCAGCAACTGACGCTCGACATCCGTCCTGGCGAGACGGTGGCGCTGGTCGGCCCCAGCGGCGCCGGCAAGAGCACGGTGTTCCAGCTGCTGCTGCGCTTCTACGACTGCCAGCACGGGCGAATCGAGATCGACGGGGTGCCGCTGCGCGAGGCCTCGCTGCACGAGTTGCGCAGCCGCATCGGCATCGTCCCGCAGGACAGCGTGATCTTCTCGGCCGACGCGATGGAGAACATCCGCTACGGCCGCCCGGACGCCAGCGACGAAGAGGTGCATGCCGCCGCCCGCGCCGCCTTTGCCGACGGCTTCATCCGGGCGCTGCCCGAGGGGTATGCCACCTTCCTGGGCGAGCGCGGCGTGCGGCTGTCCGGCGGCCAGCGCCAGCGCATCGCCATCGCCCGCGCGATGCTGAAGAACCCGCCGCTGCTGCTGCTCGACGAAGCCACCAGCGCGCTGGACGCGGAAAGCGAGCGGATGGTGCAGGCGGCGCTGGAAGCCGCCATGCGCGACCGCACGACCCTGGTGATCGCCCACCGGCTGGCC